In Nicotiana tabacum cultivar K326 chromosome 2, ASM71507v2, whole genome shotgun sequence, the following proteins share a genomic window:
- the LOC107798037 gene encoding uncharacterized protein LOC107798037, producing MCRSAAKRLLPAVYRRIYSRPELAISSSGTLTVNNSTRFMTSAATGNLTDQNPTPANPIPVDSIPVNYTASSSFKEEGRTHHHEKSSSRTKRPKAHYKDEEARVLSASLPHVLRLGWTETALISGARDVGVSPSIVGSFPRKEAALVEYFMDECLERLIDIIESAEDLKNLIPSERVAKLVKIRLETQAPYISKWAQALSIQAQPLNVPTSFKQRAILVDEIWHAVGDDASEIDWYVKRTVLGGIYSTTELYMLTDSSPDFRDTWAFLDARIKDAFDLKKTAQEAQRLAEAVGAGMGGSLQGFMQRVFTR from the exons ATGTGTCGATCGGCGGCGAAGCGGTTACTGCCGGCAGTTTACCGCCGGATTTACAGTCGGCCGGAACTTGCAATATCGTCTAGTGGAACCCTAACAGTAAACAATTCCACTCGATTTATGACTTCAGCTGCCACCGGAAACTTAACGGATCAGAACCCTACTCCGGCTAACCCTATTCCAGTTGACTCTATTCCGGTTAACTATACGGCGTCGTCATCGTTCAAGGAAGAAGGAAGGACACATCATCATGAAAAATCGAGCTCGAGAACAAAACGACCTAAAGCTCATTACAAGGACGAAGAGGCGCGTGTGCTCAGTGCCTCTCTCCCTCACGTG CTTCGGCTAGGGTGGACTGAAACAGCCCTGATTTCAGGTGCAAGGGATGTTGGGGTGTCGCCTTCCATTGTTGGATCATTTCCTCGGAAAGAAGCTGCGCTAGTGGAG TATTTTATGGATGAGTGTCTCGAAAGACTCATCGATATCATTGAATCAGCGGAGGATCTGAAAAACTTGATACCTAGTGAGCGGGTGGCAAAGCTTGTCAAAATTCGCTTGGAAACACAGGCCCCGTACATATCAAAATGGGCCCAAGCTCTCAGTATACAG GCTCAACCCTTGAATGTTCCTACAAGCTTCAAGCAGCGTGCAATTCTGGTTGATGAGATCTGGCATGCTGTTGGTGATGATGCCAGTGAAATTGATTGGTATGTGAAGCGCACTGTCCTAGGTGGAATATACTCCACGACAGAACTATACATGCTGACAGATAGCTCTCCAG ATTTTCGTGATACATGGGCATTCTTGGATGCACGAATCAAAGATGCATTTGATCTGAAAAAGACTGCTCAAGAG GCACAACGTTTGGCTGAAGCAGTTGGTGCAGGAATGGGAGGCTCTTTGCAAGGTTTTATGCAGAGGGTCTTCACGCGTTGA
- the LOC107798035 gene encoding pentatricopeptide repeat-containing protein At5g50390, chloroplastic-like → MDISLPLNQLKSSCKYAAFLTDPQVLKERLCLSGHCSLFSKKRYKNAFFKIKGSLSEHGFIKPRPMFKPSKKEEILIEEKVTQIEDSSSSGISAQIEKLVFHKRYHEALDFFELLECEGDCQLGSSTYDALITACIGLRSIRGVKRVHNHMVSSGLVLDQYLWNRVLFMHVKCKMMLDARMIFDDMPERNLISWNTMVGGLVDLGDYVEAFRLFFVMLEEEEEEYSGADSRIYATMIRASSGLEVISLGQQLHCCALKMGEDDNVFMSCALIDMYSKCGSIEDAQFVFDQMPVKTTVGWNTIIAGYALHGYSEEALRMYYEMRDAGVKMDHFTFSIIIRVCTRLASLEHAKQAHAGLVRHGFGLDVVANTALVDFYIKWGRIEDARNVFERMPKKNVISWNALIGGYGNHGQGIEAVELFERMVREGMMPNHVTFLAVLSACRYSGLSDHGWEIFESMSRDYSVKPRAMHYACMIELLGREGLLDEAFALIRDAPFRPTINMWAALLTACRVHKNFELGKFAAEKLYGMEPEKLSNYVMLLNIYNSSGKQDEAAAVVQTLKRKGLRIKPACTWIDIKKQPHVFLSGDKCHVQTKEIYQKLDELMLEISKHGYITEGKTLLPDVDEREQKLPHYHSEKLAISFGLISTSSSTSLQLVQSHRICNDCHNAIKLIAMITKREIVVRDASRFHRFKDGTCSCGDYW, encoded by the coding sequence ATGGACATATCATTGCCACTGAATCAGCTAAAGAGCAGCTGCAAGTATGCAGCTTTCTTGACAGACCCACAAGTTTTAAAGGAAAGACTTTGTCTTTCGGGTCATTGCTCTTTATTCAGTAAGAAAAGGTATAAAAATGCGTTTTTTAAGATCAAAGGCTCACTTTCTGAACATGGGTTTATAAAGCCAAGACCCATGTTTAAACCTTCAAAAAAGGAGGAAATTTTGATTGAAGAAAAAGTAACCCAAATTGAGGATTCTTCAAGTTCAGGGATTAGTGCTCAAATAGAGAAGTTAGTTTTTCATAAAAGGTATCACGAGGCGCTTGATTTTTTCGAGCTGTTAGAATGTGAAGGTGATTGTCAGTTAGGTAGTAGTACTTATGATGCTTTGATTACTGCTTGTATTGGGTTAAGGTCGATTAGAGGTGTTAAAAGGGTGCATAATCACATGGTTAGTTCTGGATTAGTATTAGACCAGTATTTATGGAATAGGGTGTTGTTTATGCAtgtaaaatgtaaaatgatgttAGATGCACGTATGATATTCGATGATATGCCTGAGAGGAACTTGATTTCTTGGAATACGATGGTTGGAGGGCTAGTGGATTTAGGGGATTATGTAGAGGCGTTTAGGTTGTTTTTTGTGATgctggaggaggaggaggaggagtacTCTGGTGCTGATTCTCGGATATATGCCACGATGATTAGAGCATCTTCTGGTTTAGAGGTTATTTCTTTGGGACAGCAGTTGCATTGTTGTGCTTTGAAAATGGGGGAAGACGATAATGTTTTCATGTCTTGTGCTTTAATTGATATGTACAGCAAGTGCGGTAGCATAGAGGATGCTCAGTTTGTTTTTGATCAGATGCCGGTGAAGACCACAGTAGGGTGGAATACGATTATTGCTGGTTACGCGCTCCATGGCTATAGTGAGGAGGCTTTACGTATGTACTATGAGATGCGAGATGCTGGTGTCAAAATGGATCACTTCACATTTTCAATCATAATCAGAGTTTGCACGAGATTAGCTTCACTAGAGCATGCTAAACAAGCTCATGCTGGGCTAGTTCGACATGGATTTGGATTAGATGTAGTTGCCAACACAGCACTAGTTGATTTCTATATCAAATGGGGAAGGATAGAAGATGCTCGGAATGTTTTTGAGAGGATGCCCAAAAAGAATGTTATTTCCTGGAACGCCTTAATCGGTGGATATGGTAATCATGGCCAAGGGATTGAGGCTGTTGAGCTATTTGAGCGAATGGTTCGTGAAGGAATGATGCCCAATCATGTTACTTTTTTGGCTGTTTTATCTGCATGTCGCTATTCAGGTTTATCAGATCATGGGTGGGAAATATTTGAATCAATGAGTAGAGATTACAGTGTGAAGCCTCGAGCAATGCACTATGCATGTATGATTGAATTGTTGGGTAGAGAAGGACTTTTAGATGAAGCTTTTGCATTAATCAGAGATGCTCCATTTAGGCCTACTATTAATATGTGGGCGGCGTTACTGACAGCTTGTAGAGTCCATAAGAATTTTGAGCTAGGAAAATTTGCAGCTGAGAAACTTTACGGTATGGAACCAGAAAAACTTAGCAATTATGTGATGCTTTTGAATATATACAACAGCTCCGGGAAGCAAGATGAAGCTGCTGCAGTTGTTCAAACATTGAAGAGAAAAGGTCTGAGAATAAAGCCGGCATGCACATGGATAGATATAAAGAAGCAGCCACATGTTTTCCTGTCCGGAGATAAGTGCCATGTGCAAACCAAGGAGATATATCAAAAATTGGATGAGCTTATGCTGGAGATTTCCAAGCATGGCTATATTACAGAGGGAAAAACCTTACTTCCCGATGTAGATGAACGAGAACAAAAATTGCCTCATTATCACAGTGAGAAGTTGGCAATATCTTTTGGGCTCATAAGCACATCCAGTTCAACCTCACTGCAACTTGTTCAGAGCCATAGGATCTGCAACGATTGCCACAATGCAATTAAGTTGATAGCCATGATTACTAAACGAGAAATTGTTGTTAGGGATGCCAGCAGATTTCATCGATTCAAGGATGGCACTTGTTCTTGTGGCGACTACTGGTGA